In uncultured Cohaesibacter sp., a genomic segment contains:
- a CDS encoding (2Fe-2S) ferredoxin domain-containing protein — MKPVILLLAKAAMAAKPREELQGLCDAVIARNPHYAVTYALQELGTPSLRTRLTELADDRVEEVIIVSLIFPMEPAFPGWIRKSVHRWIEQRGDAFFPRIRIAHPPIGETDRLSDMIEALTFAADESDIVQERIKVPKGTVVPDQKYRLLVCMGGACNDAGASLIYSHVRSEQDRLKLRDSGAGMMSCKTNCLGPCSLAPVVQVWPEGTIYGGVDEADIDHILEGHIGKGEPVDVLSYPSNGKKQTLK, encoded by the coding sequence ATGAAACCAGTCATTCTGTTGCTGGCAAAAGCTGCCATGGCTGCAAAGCCCAGAGAGGAACTGCAGGGATTGTGTGATGCCGTTATCGCCAGAAACCCTCATTATGCCGTCACCTATGCCTTGCAGGAACTTGGAACCCCGTCCTTGCGTACCAGGCTGACAGAGCTTGCGGATGACAGGGTGGAAGAGGTCATCATCGTCTCGCTGATCTTCCCGATGGAACCGGCCTTTCCTGGCTGGATCAGAAAATCGGTGCATCGCTGGATCGAACAGCGCGGAGACGCCTTCTTCCCGCGCATCAGGATCGCGCATCCTCCCATCGGGGAAACTGACAGGCTCAGCGACATGATCGAGGCGCTGACCTTTGCGGCGGATGAAAGCGACATTGTCCAGGAGCGTATCAAGGTGCCAAAGGGAACCGTTGTGCCCGATCAGAAATACCGTCTGCTGGTTTGTATGGGGGGAGCTTGCAACGACGCTGGAGCGAGCCTCATCTATAGCCATGTAAGATCTGAGCAGGACCGTTTGAAGCTGAGAGACAGCGGCGCTGGCATGATGAGCTGCAAGACAAACTGTCTTGGCCCCTGCAGCCTCGCTCCTGTCGTTCAGGTCTGGCCCGAAGGCACGATATATGGCGGGGTCGATGAGGCGGATATCGACCACATTCTGGAAGGCCATATCGGCAAGGGAGAACCCGTTGACGTTCTCAGCTATCCTTCAAACGGCAAGAAGCAGACATTGAAGTGA
- a CDS encoding AlpA family phage regulatory protein has protein sequence MSQPDRIIRLKTVLDRTGLSRSTIYRKMAEGTFPAQIKISIHGAGWRESEVNRWIANPARWRAGTEPEAAS, from the coding sequence ATGAGCCAACCAGATCGTATTATTCGCCTTAAGACCGTTCTCGATAGAACGGGCCTGTCCCGATCAACCATCTATCGGAAGATGGCCGAAGGGACCTTTCCTGCACAGATCAAGATCAGCATCCATGGCGCAGGATGGCGAGAGTCAGAGGTCAATCGTTGGATTGCCAATCCTGCAAGATGGCGTGCTGGTACCGAGCCTGAAGCAGCTAGCTAG
- a CDS encoding integrase arm-type DNA-binding domain-containing protein produces MALTDLQIRQLRPRDKAYQCIDGLGLYLEVSPSGARLWRYKYRFMKKQKRLSLGSYPDVSLAEARDKRNEARKRLDAGEDPLAERKREKLVAAFAASNTFGDIGREYIKKQIAEGRSPKTIEKSNWLIRQFALIDERPVTELKPLDILAVLKRLEAHGKYETVMRCRSFASCVFRYAVATGRAEEDPTVVLRGALIRPKVTHYAAIIEPDGVGDLLLAIDNYPGNPISRIALQIVPHIMARPGEFRKAHWSEFDLDAAIWRIPAERMKMRRPHQTPLSKQVIAYLKQLLPMTGPKGFVFPAYHTTKRPMSENTVNQALRRIGYARGEVTAHGFRTTASTLLNESGLWSPDAIERSLAHEDANSIRGIYNRGRYWEERVRMHQWWSDYLDELRDKAANRLITRRR; encoded by the coding sequence GTGGCACTGACAGATCTTCAAATTCGACAACTTCGCCCCAGAGACAAGGCTTATCAATGCATCGATGGTCTCGGGCTCTATCTTGAAGTCTCCCCGAGTGGAGCGAGGCTTTGGCGATATAAATATCGCTTCATGAAGAAGCAAAAACGCCTTTCCCTAGGAAGCTATCCCGATGTGAGCCTTGCTGAGGCGCGTGACAAAAGAAATGAAGCACGAAAAAGGCTTGATGCCGGAGAGGATCCGCTTGCTGAGCGCAAGCGCGAAAAGCTCGTTGCAGCGTTCGCGGCCTCAAACACTTTCGGCGATATCGGTCGAGAATATATTAAAAAGCAGATTGCTGAAGGAAGGTCGCCCAAAACGATTGAGAAATCCAATTGGCTTATTAGGCAGTTTGCACTGATCGATGAACGACCTGTAACTGAATTAAAGCCTCTTGATATTCTCGCTGTTCTGAAGCGGCTCGAGGCGCACGGAAAATATGAAACGGTTATGCGTTGCCGTTCCTTCGCCAGTTGTGTTTTTCGCTACGCCGTGGCGACGGGGAGGGCAGAGGAAGATCCTACAGTCGTTCTTCGAGGCGCTTTGATTAGGCCAAAGGTGACGCACTATGCGGCTATCATAGAGCCAGACGGTGTTGGCGATCTGCTTCTGGCAATCGATAATTATCCCGGCAACCCCATCTCGCGCATTGCCTTGCAGATAGTCCCGCACATTATGGCGCGTCCGGGAGAATTCAGAAAGGCGCATTGGTCTGAGTTCGATCTTGATGCGGCTATCTGGAGAATCCCCGCGGAGCGCATGAAAATGCGGCGTCCTCACCAGACGCCTTTGTCAAAACAGGTCATCGCATATCTCAAACAACTTTTGCCGATGACAGGCCCCAAGGGCTTTGTCTTTCCGGCCTACCATACGACCAAGCGTCCAATGAGTGAGAATACGGTCAATCAGGCACTTCGACGTATTGGTTATGCACGGGGTGAGGTGACTGCGCACGGATTTAGGACGACGGCTTCAACGCTTCTTAACGAGAGCGGGCTTTGGAGCCCTGATGCTATAGAACGTTCTCTCGCTCATGAAGATGCAAACAGCATTCGCGGTATCTACAATCGTGGTCGCTACTGGGAAGAGCGCGTCCGAATGCATCAGTGGTGGAGTGACTATTTGGACGAGCTGCGTGATAAGGCGGCAAATAGGTTGATAACACGGCGCCGCTGA
- a CDS encoding metal-binding protein ZinT — protein sequence MKSGATVSIGALLVGTLLLAPALAAEHKHTDGETTHQHSHATSDSHSHGSDAIYKGYFEDSQIKDRQLFDWQGNWQSVYPYLQDGTLDAVMEHKAQHGTMSVDEYRSYYDIGYKTDVDRIVIDGGSVTFNKGGQALKASYKSDGYEILTYKKGNRGVRFIFEKTEGDSEAPRFIQFSDHRIAPADADHYHLYWGNDRAELLKEVTNWPTYYPASLTGDEIVKEMLVH from the coding sequence ATGAAGAGCGGAGCTACGGTATCCATAGGTGCTTTACTGGTAGGCACACTGCTTCTGGCCCCGGCACTAGCAGCTGAACATAAACACACTGATGGTGAAACGACACACCAGCACAGCCATGCAACATCCGACAGCCATTCTCATGGGTCAGACGCCATCTACAAGGGATATTTCGAGGACAGTCAGATCAAGGATCGCCAACTTTTTGATTGGCAAGGCAACTGGCAGTCAGTTTATCCCTATCTTCAGGATGGTACTCTCGATGCGGTGATGGAACACAAAGCACAGCACGGCACCATGAGCGTCGATGAGTATCGCAGTTACTATGACATCGGCTACAAAACCGATGTGGATCGCATCGTTATCGACGGCGGTAGTGTTACCTTCAATAAGGGCGGTCAGGCTCTCAAAGCCAGCTATAAATCAGATGGCTATGAGATCCTGACGTATAAGAAGGGCAATAGAGGTGTCCGGTTCATCTTTGAGAAAACAGAAGGAGACAGTGAGGCCCCTCGGTTTATTCAGTTTAGTGATCACCGCATCGCTCCGGCGGACGCCGATCACTATCATCTCTACTGGGGCAATGATCGAGCTGAATTGCTGAAGGAAGTTACCAACTGGCCAACCTACTATCCTGCGTCCCTGACAGGAGATGAAATCGTCAAGGAAATGCTGGTGCACTAA
- a CDS encoding ABC transporter ATP-binding protein, whose amino-acid sequence MIRIEKLTLSYGKRTILDDISLAVNKGECVGLLGANGAGKSTLLKCLARLATPNSGDIALAGKAIEAYPRRAYARHVAYVPQHIPDDVALSVVDLVQLGRTPHLSGALGEKDRDMVIAALERVNMSHHAFSEVSNLSGGERQRAAIARALVQEPQVLLLDEPTSALDLKYQMETMALIRMLATETEMTIIIAVHDLSLAARYCSRLVLLSEGRIRARGAWQDVLSPDNIHHAYQVESLVGEVQVYPYVLPIESGDVR is encoded by the coding sequence ATGATCCGTATTGAAAAGCTCACCCTCTCCTATGGCAAACGCACGATCCTTGACGACATTTCCCTCGCGGTGAACAAGGGGGAATGCGTAGGCCTGCTCGGGGCCAATGGTGCTGGCAAGAGCACATTGTTGAAGTGTCTTGCGCGGCTCGCGACGCCGAACAGCGGCGACATTGCATTGGCCGGGAAGGCAATCGAAGCCTATCCGCGCCGCGCCTATGCCCGCCATGTTGCCTATGTGCCTCAGCATATCCCCGATGACGTGGCTTTATCAGTCGTCGATTTGGTTCAACTGGGACGCACACCGCATCTGAGTGGTGCCCTCGGAGAGAAGGACCGTGACATGGTGATCGCAGCGCTCGAACGGGTCAACATGTCTCACCATGCCTTCTCGGAGGTTTCAAACCTCTCTGGCGGCGAGCGGCAACGCGCGGCCATCGCGCGGGCGCTGGTGCAGGAGCCGCAAGTGCTGCTGCTTGACGAGCCGACCTCGGCGCTGGATCTCAAGTACCAGATGGAGACCATGGCCCTCATTCGGATGCTCGCGACCGAGACGGAGATGACGATCATCATCGCGGTTCATGATCTCTCTCTTGCCGCCCGCTATTGCTCGCGTCTGGTGCTTCTGTCTGAAGGGCGCATTCGTGCGCGCGGCGCGTGGCAGGATGTCCTGTCGCCGGACAATATCCATCATGCCTATCAGGTCGAGTCACTCGTCGGTGAAGTGCAGGTCTATCCTTATGTGTTACCGATCGAAAGCGGAGATGTTCGATGA